Proteins found in one Nitrosopumilus maritimus SCM1 genomic segment:
- a CDS encoding HIT family protein has protein sequence MTCIFCDILDGKRDAHILYEDDSHVAFLDRYPIDVGHSLLIPREHHERITEMTPENVGKLFSLVPKIANAILVGAKADAFSIAQNNGRAAKQIIPHVHIHIIPRYNSKGTIWTKRQISTDSELEELAKKIRSAI, from the coding sequence ATGACTTGTATCTTTTGTGATATTTTGGATGGAAAAAGAGATGCTCATATCTTGTATGAAGATGATTCTCATGTTGCATTTTTAGATAGATATCCGATTGATGTTGGTCATAGTTTACTGATCCCGCGTGAGCATCATGAACGAATTACTGAGATGACTCCTGAAAATGTTGGAAAATTGTTCTCACTTGTTCCAAAAATAGCCAATGCCATCTTAGTTGGTGCAAAAGCTGATGCATTTAGTATTGCCCAAAATAATGGTCGTGCTGCAAAACAGATAATCCCTCATGTGCACATTCACATTATTCCTAGATACAACAGCAAAGGAACTATTTGGACAAAACGACAAATCTCTACTGATTCTGAACTTGAAGAATTGGCAAAAAAGATTCGTAGTGCTATTTAG
- the prf1 gene encoding peptide chain release factor aRF-1 translates to MGKIDIEKQDSVKVYKIRKTLEELSKKSGRGTELITVYIPKGKQLHEIIGTLQQEQGTADNIKSDLTRSHVVDSLGKVVQRLKLYKKTPERGLVMFCGALPPEEGGPLGSEVVKVWEIDPPKDLNQYLYRCDDHFHVDILKDMLKDDNLIGFLAIDSKDAGWGLLHGDKIEVLAQTGSGVAGKHRQGGQSAKRFQKLREMELTYYFNRVAQTTREYFIDIYPVKGLVISGPGPTKEDFINGNYLEYRLQNNIIATIDSSYSGSEGIREAFAKSSDILGNFRLVEEKKLVEALFREINGNTGKGSYGLQEVIDFLKNNVVETLIITDNTNLNRVEGICKRCKHLQEDIVERPDVIPKKTEYSSKPCPGCNAMEVEVNEQDIVDYLELIASKTGSQLEVVSGSAEHGNMLASLGKIGAILRYNPGHSK, encoded by the coding sequence ATGGGCAAAATTGACATAGAAAAACAAGATTCGGTTAAAGTCTATAAAATTAGAAAAACATTAGAAGAATTATCAAAAAAATCTGGTCGCGGTACAGAATTAATCACAGTATACATTCCAAAAGGAAAACAACTTCACGAAATTATTGGTACACTTCAACAAGAACAAGGTACTGCCGATAACATCAAATCAGATCTAACTAGGTCCCATGTTGTAGATTCATTAGGAAAAGTTGTTCAAAGATTAAAGCTATACAAAAAAACTCCTGAAAGAGGATTGGTAATGTTTTGTGGAGCATTGCCTCCAGAAGAAGGGGGGCCTTTAGGAAGTGAAGTAGTAAAGGTTTGGGAGATAGATCCTCCTAAAGATTTGAATCAATATCTGTACAGATGTGATGATCATTTCCATGTAGACATTCTAAAAGATATGCTCAAAGATGACAACCTAATTGGATTCTTGGCAATTGACTCAAAGGATGCAGGATGGGGATTGTTACATGGAGACAAAATCGAAGTTCTAGCTCAAACTGGTTCAGGTGTTGCAGGAAAACACAGACAAGGAGGACAGTCTGCAAAAAGATTCCAAAAACTCAGAGAGATGGAGTTGACATATTACTTTAACAGAGTTGCTCAAACAACAAGAGAATACTTTATTGACATTTATCCAGTAAAGGGATTAGTTATTTCAGGTCCAGGACCAACAAAAGAAGATTTCATTAACGGAAATTATCTAGAATACAGATTACAAAACAATATCATTGCAACAATTGACTCATCATATTCTGGCTCAGAAGGAATACGAGAAGCATTTGCAAAATCTTCAGACATTTTAGGCAACTTTAGACTTGTAGAAGAAAAGAAGCTTGTGGAAGCATTATTCAGAGAGATTAACGGAAACACTGGAAAAGGATCATATGGATTGCAAGAAGTAATAGATTTTCTAAAAAACAATGTAGTTGAAACGTTGATCATTACAGATAACACAAATTTGAACAGGGTTGAAGGTATATGTAAAAGATGTAAACATCTTCAAGAAGACATTGTTGAAAGACCAGACGTAATTCCAAAGAAAACAGAGTACAGCAGCAAGCCATGTCCAGGATGTAACGCTATGGAAGTTGAAGTAAATGAGCAAGACATTGTAGATTATTTAGAATTGATAGCATCAAAGACAGGTTCGCAGTTAGAGGTAGTATCAGGTAGTGCAGAACATGGAAACATGTTAGCAAGTCTTGGAAAGATTGGTGCGATTTTAAGATACAATCCAGGCCATTCTAAATAG
- a CDS encoding DUF4443 domain-containing protein translates to MKKNIQTLQNIVSRKGSSKVLTFSIPHVFKALQLLSNEKYVSRSTLGKEVHLGEGAVKTLISHLKEVKMIESTRSGNYLTEKGKKFTSQLQKIIPKECKIEKNNLTPSKNNHAIILKKYSSAIKTGVEQRDYAIMYGSSGCTTLTFKNNKFVFPGEDKDCLNKDKKTRQILLEKLEPSDEDIIIISSSNDSFVAEISAKNSALWTIATN, encoded by the coding sequence TTGAAAAAGAACATCCAAACTTTGCAAAATATTGTTTCACGAAAAGGATCAAGTAAAGTTCTAACATTTAGTATTCCACATGTGTTCAAAGCTCTTCAATTGTTATCAAATGAAAAGTATGTGAGCAGATCAACATTAGGAAAAGAGGTTCATCTCGGAGAAGGGGCAGTAAAGACACTGATTTCACACCTAAAAGAAGTAAAAATGATAGAATCAACCAGATCAGGAAACTACTTGACAGAAAAAGGGAAAAAATTCACATCACAGTTACAGAAAATTATTCCAAAAGAATGCAAGATTGAAAAAAACAATCTGACTCCAAGTAAAAACAATCATGCAATAATTTTGAAAAAATATTCATCTGCAATAAAGACAGGAGTAGAGCAAAGAGATTACGCAATAATGTATGGCTCATCAGGGTGCACTACGTTGACATTCAAAAACAACAAATTTGTTTTTCCAGGGGAAGACAAAGATTGTTTAAACAAAGACAAAAAAACAAGACAGATTCTTTTGGAAAAACTAGAACCTTCTGATGAAGACATTATCATTATTTCATCATCAAATGATTCTTTTGTAGCAGAAATTTCAGCAAAAAATTCAGCCCTTTGGACTATTGCTACAAATTAA
- a CDS encoding phosphonate ABC transporter ATP-binding protein yields the protein MKQIQMTANPSFSSIATKKIIQMNDVWTSYDSKNFALDGINLSIDRGTNYAIVGQSGSGKSTLLKLMNGMMIPSKGTIKIDYITPNMNDKKFKKMMHTIGYIPQNLGLVKNSTVLENILIGALPRLGKIQSFLKKFPENEIDEAKKIISQVGLSGKEERKAYMLSGGEKRRVAIARALMQHPTILLADEIVSELDHVTAREIMDLIADAQKNMNLTAIMVHHDMQLALEYANRVAVIKEGQKILEIGVEGDTIVDFQTGDMSTEEIMEMYADDAKK from the coding sequence ATGAAACAAATTCAGATGACCGCAAACCCTTCTTTTTCTTCAATTGCAACAAAGAAAATTATCCAAATGAATGATGTTTGGACATCATATGATTCGAAAAATTTTGCACTAGATGGAATTAATCTGTCTATTGATAGGGGAACTAACTATGCCATAGTTGGACAATCTGGCTCTGGAAAATCTACTTTACTAAAATTGATGAATGGAATGATGATTCCAAGCAAAGGTACAATCAAAATTGATTACATCACTCCAAACATGAATGATAAAAAATTTAAAAAAATGATGCATACAATTGGTTACATTCCTCAAAATCTTGGATTGGTAAAAAACAGCACTGTTCTTGAAAATATTCTCATAGGTGCCCTACCAAGATTAGGTAAAATTCAATCTTTTCTCAAAAAGTTTCCTGAAAATGAAATTGATGAAGCCAAAAAAATTATTTCTCAAGTTGGTCTTTCTGGAAAAGAAGAAAGAAAAGCCTACATGTTAAGTGGTGGTGAAAAACGAAGAGTTGCAATTGCTCGTGCATTAATGCAACATCCAACAATACTTCTTGCTGATGAAATTGTATCTGAGTTAGATCATGTAACAGCTCGTGAGATTATGGATTTGATTGCAGATGCTCAAAAGAACATGAACCTTACTGCAATAATGGTCCATCATGACATGCAACTTGCTTTAGAGTATGCTAATCGTGTTGCAGTAATCAAAGAAGGTCAAAAGATTCTAGAGATTGGTGTTGAAGGCGATACTATTGTTGATTTCCAAACTGGAGATATGAGCACTGAAGAAATTATGGAGATGTATGCTGATGACGCCAAAAAATAA
- a CDS encoding DsbA family protein, producing the protein MTKYYLLVIPIAIGIIAGGFLAFYPEPEKNPTKLTPSTLIENGSPILGNSNAPITILEWGDYQCTFCYKFHKDTLNVINEDFIKTGKVKLVFKDFPLNGPDSVLAGEASFCARDQGKYWEYHDELYKNWGGERTGWVTRESLDIFASTVGLDLQTFNECLDEHKYQNKVNALYEFGREIGIDATPSFLVFNDEKIIKIRGNQPLEVFLKTIDEL; encoded by the coding sequence ATGACAAAATACTATCTTCTAGTAATTCCAATTGCAATAGGAATTATTGCTGGAGGATTTTTAGCATTTTACCCTGAACCTGAAAAAAATCCTACAAAATTGACGCCATCCACATTAATTGAAAATGGTTCCCCAATTCTAGGAAACAGTAATGCTCCAATTACAATTTTAGAATGGGGAGATTACCAATGTACATTTTGTTACAAATTTCACAAAGATACACTAAATGTAATCAACGAGGATTTCATTAAAACAGGTAAAGTAAAACTTGTCTTCAAGGATTTTCCGCTAAATGGTCCTGACTCGGTATTAGCAGGTGAAGCATCATTTTGTGCTAGAGATCAAGGAAAGTATTGGGAGTATCATGATGAACTTTACAAGAATTGGGGAGGAGAAAGAACAGGTTGGGTCACCAGAGAATCATTAGACATATTTGCATCAACTGTTGGGTTGGATTTACAGACATTCAACGAATGCCTTGATGAGCACAAGTACCAAAACAAGGTAAATGCATTGTATGAATTTGGAAGAGAAATTGGAATTGATGCCACTCCATCATTTCTTGTATTCAATGATGAAAAAATTATCAAAATAAGAGGAAATCAACCATTAGAGGTATTTCTCAAAACAATTGATGAATTGTGA
- a CDS encoding CbtB domain-containing protein produces MSETRQMNVSKSQVPKLAIIALGIIFAAGLFVVGFDQGHIFSLVYGEQAFTDLYIHELTHDMRHAAGFPCH; encoded by the coding sequence ATGTCTGAAACAAGACAAATGAATGTGTCTAAATCACAAGTACCAAAATTAGCAATTATTGCATTAGGTATCATCTTTGCAGCAGGATTGTTTGTTGTAGGATTTGATCAAGGACATATTTTCAGTCTAGTTTATGGTGAACAAGCATTTACTGATTTGTACATCCATGAGCTTACTCATGATATGAGACATGCAGCTGGCTTTCCATGCCATTAG
- a CDS encoding ArsR/SmtB family transcription factor gives MSRKLTLPQLKKYDITQKVIEALADSESRAILFSIIRKGNTAAELSDKLKIPLSSVYKKLADLEELTLIEVEKWMLSDKGRKYKVYRSRISKADISIKKPEPVLTLLPNK, from the coding sequence GTGTCACGAAAACTCACATTACCTCAACTAAAAAAATATGATATTACTCAAAAAGTAATAGAAGCATTAGCTGATTCTGAATCTAGAGCAATTCTATTTTCCATAATACGAAAAGGAAATACTGCTGCTGAACTATCTGATAAACTTAAGATTCCTCTTAGTTCTGTATACAAAAAACTGGCAGATCTTGAAGAACTTACACTAATTGAAGTTGAAAAATGGATGTTATCTGACAAAGGTAGAAAATACAAGGTCTATAGAAGTAGAATCAGTAAAGCAGATATCTCTATCAAAAAACCTGAACCTGTACTTACACTATTGCCAAACAAGTGA
- the phnE gene encoding phosphonate ABC transporter, permease protein PhnE: protein MTPKNNIIIGIIIALLVAASYNVDANPIDFVQGLPNLGIVAEEMLEVDSKYIPTALWAMFETIQMAFIGTIVGVAIALPLSMFAARNLNSKYVYAPIRALLAAIRTFPSILWAILFVIMVGLGPFAGVLAIIMYTIGFVAKLQYEAIETIDSDPMDAVSSIGVSKWQLIRYVVIPESASHLLSQMLYMFDYNVRQTSILGLVGAGGIGFYIINYIKFFEYGKAAVFMLVVLAAVLVIDWVSVKIRDKYIIKSQHGMEVTAKSN from the coding sequence ATGACGCCAAAAAATAACATCATCATCGGAATTATCATTGCATTATTGGTAGCAGCATCTTACAATGTAGATGCAAATCCTATTGACTTTGTTCAAGGATTACCAAATCTTGGAATTGTAGCTGAAGAAATGCTTGAAGTTGACTCAAAGTACATTCCAACTGCACTTTGGGCAATGTTTGAAACCATTCAGATGGCCTTTATTGGAACAATTGTTGGGGTTGCAATTGCATTACCATTGAGTATGTTTGCTGCAAGAAATCTCAACAGCAAGTATGTTTATGCCCCAATTCGTGCATTGCTGGCAGCAATCCGTACCTTTCCATCAATTCTTTGGGCAATTTTGTTTGTAATTATGGTTGGATTGGGTCCATTTGCAGGAGTTTTAGCAATTATCATGTATACAATAGGATTTGTTGCAAAGTTACAGTATGAGGCAATTGAAACAATTGATTCAGATCCTATGGATGCAGTCAGTTCTATTGGCGTCTCAAAATGGCAATTGATTAGATATGTTGTAATTCCTGAATCTGCTTCTCACTTGCTCAGTCAGATGCTCTACATGTTTGATTACAATGTTCGTCAAACTAGTATACTTGGATTAGTTGGTGCAGGTGGAATCGGATTTTACATTATCAATTACATAAAGTTCTTTGAATACGGAAAAGCTGCTGTCTTTATGTTAGTAGTTTTGGCAGCAGTATTAGTAATTGATTGGGTTAGTGTCAAAATTAGAGACAAGTATATCATAAAATCTCAACATGGAATGGAAGTTACTGCAAAAAGTAATTGA
- a CDS encoding CbtA family protein, whose amino-acid sequence MKTSLFIIIVLISGAFAGLIHGTVNFAIVEPYLDQAIGIENQNLFASGEEEDTPEFWVEYEGYRTWQKGGQILAGVILGTSVGALFGIVFALSRNALPGNNDVKKSLILAGIMWLTLYIIPFLKYPANPPTVGDGETVVLRAILYLSFIAISGFGAVGFYQLSKKFKNNKKLVALIGYGIFISTVFFAMPENPDEVTAPMDLVNEFRFMSVLGVTSFWASIGIILGLFWRKLSPEQETTRYN is encoded by the coding sequence ATGAAAACGTCTCTTTTTATCATAATTGTATTAATTTCAGGTGCGTTTGCAGGACTGATTCACGGTACTGTTAATTTTGCAATTGTAGAACCTTATCTTGATCAAGCAATAGGAATTGAAAATCAAAACTTGTTTGCATCTGGTGAAGAAGAAGACACTCCTGAATTTTGGGTAGAGTATGAAGGATACAGAACTTGGCAGAAAGGTGGACAAATTCTTGCAGGGGTGATATTGGGAACTTCGGTCGGTGCATTGTTTGGAATTGTATTTGCACTGTCTAGAAATGCTTTACCTGGAAACAATGATGTCAAAAAATCATTGATACTAGCAGGTATAATGTGGCTTACACTTTACATCATTCCATTTTTGAAATATCCTGCAAATCCTCCTACCGTTGGAGATGGTGAAACTGTCGTATTAAGAGCGATTTTGTATCTGTCCTTTATTGCAATTTCAGGATTTGGAGCAGTTGGATTTTATCAATTATCAAAGAAGTTCAAGAATAACAAAAAACTTGTTGCGCTCATAGGCTATGGAATTTTCATTTCTACTGTATTTTTCGCAATGCCAGAAAATCCTGATGAAGTAACTGCCCCTATGGATTTAGTAAACGAGTTTAGATTCATGTCTGTTCTTGGTGTGACATCATTTTGGGCATCAATAGGAATTATTCTTGGTTTGTTCTGGAGAAAACTCTCTCCAGAGCAAGAAACTACTCGCTATAACTAA
- a CDS encoding formate--phosphoribosylaminoimidazolecarboxamide ligase, which translates to MASIATLGSHCSLQVLKGAKDEGLKTILVCEKKREKLYRRFPFIDELIIVDKFREVLDEKVQSTLEQNDAVLIPHGTLIAQMSSDEIESIKTPIFGNKWILRWESDREMKEKLMREATLPMPKPVTNPSEIEKLSIVKRQGAAGGKGYFMAANEDDYNTKRNQLISEGVISEDETLYIQEYAAGVLAYLTFFYSPLKEELEFYGVDQRHESDIEGLGRIPAEQQMKSNKVPSFNVIGNSPLVLRESLLDEVYTMGENFVEASKRIVAPGMNGPFCIEGVYDENAQFTSFEFSARIVAGSNIYMDGSPYYNLLFNETMSMGKRIAREVKTAAETNQLDKVTT; encoded by the coding sequence ATGGCCTCGATTGCAACACTAGGTTCTCACTGTTCACTACAGGTTCTAAAAGGTGCAAAAGATGAAGGCTTGAAAACAATTCTAGTTTGTGAGAAAAAACGTGAAAAACTATACCGAAGATTTCCATTTATTGATGAATTAATCATAGTAGACAAATTCAGAGAAGTTCTTGATGAAAAAGTCCAGTCAACTCTTGAACAAAATGATGCAGTGTTGATTCCTCATGGAACCTTAATTGCACAGATGAGTTCTGATGAGATTGAATCAATCAAGACCCCAATCTTTGGTAATAAATGGATTCTTAGATGGGAGTCAGATAGAGAGATGAAAGAAAAACTCATGAGAGAAGCAACTCTTCCAATGCCAAAACCAGTTACAAATCCTAGTGAGATTGAAAAATTATCAATTGTAAAAAGACAGGGTGCAGCCGGAGGTAAAGGTTACTTTATGGCAGCAAATGAGGATGATTACAATACAAAAAGAAATCAATTGATTTCAGAAGGAGTTATTTCTGAAGATGAAACATTGTACATTCAAGAATATGCTGCAGGTGTTTTAGCATACTTGACATTTTTCTATTCTCCACTAAAAGAAGAATTAGAATTCTATGGAGTTGATCAAAGACATGAATCAGATATTGAAGGATTGGGAAGAATTCCAGCTGAGCAGCAAATGAAATCAAACAAAGTTCCATCATTCAATGTCATTGGAAACAGTCCACTAGTTTTGCGCGAATCATTGTTAGATGAAGTATACACAATGGGTGAGAATTTTGTTGAAGCATCAAAAAGAATTGTTGCACCTGGAATGAACGGTCCATTTTGTATAGAAGGAGTATATGATGAGAATGCACAATTCACATCATTTGAATTTTCAGCAAGAATTGTTGCAGGCTCTAATATCTACATGGATGGCTCTCCATACTACAATTTACTATTCAATGAAACCATGAGTATGGGAAAAAGAATAGCCAGAGAAGTAAAGACAGCCGCAGAAACAAACCAGTTAGATAAAGTTACAACATAA
- a CDS encoding phosphate/phosphite/phosphonate ABC transporter substrate-binding protein gives MKQRTTMAVIVAFVAIGIATIPLSQTAQAQSSLPDWIKTNAGWWAEGAVDDATFLNGIEYLIENGIINVSSDSKSVDVDTLTIGFIPVEKADELTPKAEALEQFLESELGVDVELVIPTNYEAIIEGMRFGHIDGAFMDTGPAWITHERTGAEAVLAELVKGKVNYQATVWTLAENDSLQSIEDTVGKKVAFTSMTGSSGFVRPMGTLVTEGHVTIEGDDIVALESALANNFESYTFAGGYKAALTLLLEGKVDVAFGSDIAPAKYLELEDQKKLRPVTTIGPVPSHVFMVSADMSDSTKNALVDSLIKLNYDENNAILTDLYGAEALVPTTTTMHIGEFGEFINALTGLDQKILDKYDKSK, from the coding sequence ATGAAACAACGAACAACCATGGCGGTAATTGTTGCATTTGTAGCTATTGGCATAGCAACAATTCCTTTGAGCCAAACAGCACAAGCACAAAGTTCTCTTCCTGATTGGATTAAGACTAATGCTGGTTGGTGGGCAGAAGGCGCCGTAGATGACGCAACTTTTCTAAACGGAATTGAATACCTTATAGAAAATGGAATCATCAATGTTTCATCTGATTCAAAATCTGTTGATGTTGACACCTTAACTATCGGATTTATTCCAGTTGAAAAGGCTGATGAGTTAACTCCAAAAGCCGAAGCACTAGAACAATTCCTTGAAAGCGAATTAGGTGTTGATGTTGAATTAGTTATTCCAACAAACTATGAGGCCATTATTGAAGGAATGAGATTTGGTCACATTGATGGTGCCTTTATGGATACTGGACCTGCATGGATTACCCATGAAAGAACAGGTGCAGAAGCTGTATTGGCAGAACTTGTTAAAGGTAAAGTGAATTACCAAGCAACAGTTTGGACACTAGCAGAAAATGATTCTCTTCAATCAATTGAAGATACTGTTGGCAAGAAAGTTGCATTTACCAGTATGACTGGTTCATCTGGTTTTGTTAGACCAATGGGAACCCTAGTTACTGAAGGACATGTAACAATTGAAGGTGACGATATTGTTGCCCTCGAATCTGCATTGGCAAATAACTTTGAAAGTTACACCTTTGCAGGAGGTTACAAAGCAGCATTAACCTTACTTCTAGAAGGAAAAGTTGATGTTGCATTTGGTTCTGATATTGCACCTGCAAAGTATCTTGAATTAGAGGATCAAAAGAAATTACGTCCAGTTACAACAATTGGACCAGTACCATCTCATGTGTTTATGGTAAGTGCTGACATGTCAGATTCTACCAAAAATGCCCTAGTTGATAGTCTTATCAAACTAAATTATGATGAGAATAATGCAATCTTGACAGACTTGTATGGTGCTGAAGCACTAGTTCCAACAACAACTACTATGCACATAGGTGAATTTGGTGAATTCATCAATGCATTGACAGGACTTGATCAGAAGATACTCGACAAATACGACAAGAGCAAATAA
- a CDS encoding helix-turn-helix domain-containing protein: protein MSKPNIIQLSEFDITQKIIESLSNVCTRAVLFSVKNESKDATQIAEELKISLSTVYKTLSNLEDLALAEVDKFIISPEGKKIKQYRSRIGKVEITVDNLEPSLNLYPNTDNPKSSL from the coding sequence ATGTCAAAACCAAACATCATTCAATTATCTGAATTTGATATAACTCAAAAAATTATTGAATCTCTAAGCAATGTATGTACAAGAGCTGTATTGTTTTCAGTCAAAAACGAATCAAAAGATGCAACACAGATTGCAGAAGAACTAAAAATTTCACTCTCCACAGTTTACAAGACATTATCAAATCTTGAAGATCTTGCTTTAGCTGAAGTAGATAAATTCATCATTTCCCCAGAAGGAAAAAAAATCAAACAATACCGAAGTAGAATTGGAAAAGTTGAGATTACTGTGGACAACCTTGAGCCTAGTTTGAATCTGTATCCTAACACAGATAATCCAAAATCGAGCCTATAG